A region from the Halobellus litoreus genome encodes:
- a CDS encoding DASH family cryptochrome, which translates to MMVDTAIAWFRRDLRVHDNEALVAAAEADRLLPVYCVDPRSRDTRPYGGSDSFRYPKTGGHRARFRRESLEALRGRLRESGSDLLIRFGRPEAVVPELAAAVGADAVTFHGMPAPEERAVDRATAAALRERGTEPRRFWGRTLHHPDDLPTPPTEIDDTYTRFRKAVEADSTIRATHPVPSLPPVPGTDDPTVEAATVRPGDLPSVEDLAATGDSLAAGADGASPDPDERAVHPFPGGEDAALDRISAYLWDGDHLREYRETRNGLLGANYSSKFSPWLNEGCLSPRRVHEEVTAYERERVENDSTYWLRFELRWRDFFQFQVLKHGAQFFAPGGLRRRDDVEWKWDADEFGRWAAGETGVPFVDANMRELNATGYLSNRGRQNVASFLANDLRIDWRRGAAYFETRLVDYDPASNYGNWAYVAGVGNDSRRRAFDVLAQARQYDPDAAYVTTWLPELDGLPADRAHAPWTLSTEKQADYGVELGVDYPRPMIDPESSGDDPV; encoded by the coding sequence GTGATGGTCGACACCGCAATCGCGTGGTTCCGCCGCGATCTCCGGGTCCACGACAACGAAGCGCTCGTCGCTGCCGCCGAGGCGGATCGCTTGCTCCCGGTGTACTGCGTCGATCCCCGATCCCGCGACACGCGGCCGTACGGCGGTTCCGACTCCTTCCGCTATCCGAAGACGGGCGGTCACCGCGCGCGGTTCCGACGCGAGTCGCTCGAAGCCCTCCGCGGCCGACTGCGCGAGTCGGGGTCGGACCTCCTGATACGGTTCGGCCGGCCGGAAGCGGTGGTTCCGGAACTCGCCGCGGCGGTCGGGGCCGACGCGGTGACGTTCCACGGGATGCCCGCGCCCGAGGAGCGGGCGGTCGATCGAGCGACCGCGGCCGCCCTGCGGGAGCGCGGAACCGAGCCGCGTCGGTTCTGGGGCCGGACGCTGCACCACCCCGACGACCTGCCCACGCCGCCGACCGAAATCGACGACACGTACACCCGCTTCCGGAAGGCCGTCGAGGCGGATTCGACGATCCGGGCGACGCATCCCGTCCCGTCGCTGCCGCCGGTTCCGGGAACCGACGATCCGACCGTCGAGGCGGCGACTGTCCGCCCCGGGGACCTCCCGTCGGTCGAGGACCTCGCGGCGACGGGGGACTCGCTCGCGGCCGGGGCCGACGGCGCGTCGCCCGACCCGGACGAACGTGCCGTCCATCCGTTTCCGGGCGGCGAGGACGCCGCGCTCGACCGGATCTCGGCGTATCTCTGGGACGGCGACCACCTCCGCGAGTACCGCGAGACGCGGAACGGCCTGCTCGGCGCGAACTACTCCTCGAAGTTCTCGCCGTGGCTCAACGAGGGCTGTCTCTCGCCGCGCCGCGTTCACGAGGAGGTGACCGCCTACGAGCGCGAGCGCGTCGAGAACGACTCGACGTACTGGCTCCGGTTCGAACTCCGGTGGCGCGACTTCTTCCAGTTTCAGGTCCTGAAACACGGCGCGCAGTTCTTCGCCCCGGGCGGGCTCAGACGCCGGGACGACGTCGAGTGGAAGTGGGACGCGGACGAGTTCGGGCGGTGGGCCGCCGGCGAGACCGGCGTCCCGTTCGTCGACGCGAATATGCGCGAACTGAACGCGACCGGCTACCTCTCGAACCGCGGGCGGCAGAACGTCGCCTCGTTTCTGGCCAACGACCTCCGGATCGACTGGCGACGCGGCGCGGCCTACTTCGAGACACGCCTCGTCGATTACGATCCGGCCTCGAACTACGGGAACTGGGCGTACGTCGCCGGCGTCGGCAACGACTCCAGACGGCGGGCCTTCGACGTGCTCGCGCAGGCCCGGCAGTACGATCCGGACGCGGCGTACGTCACCACCTGGCTCCCGGAACTCGACGGCCTCCCGGCCGACCGGGCGCACGCGCCCTGGACCCTTTCGACGGAAAAACAAGCGGACTACGGGGTCGAACTGGGCGTCGACTACCCGCGTCCGATGATCGATCCCGAGTCGTCCGGGGACGATCCGGTGTGA
- a CDS encoding DUF7344 domain-containing protein: MTEPEVAPGPDDESLAASEIHDVLRNDRRRLVLERLRADGGTETVADLAERIGAIESGETPPPRNVRQSVYVSLHQTHLPKLDELEIIEYDPDAKTVTLAENADDVAVYMEVVPQYGISWAEYYLGLGVLGGLSSLAASLGVPVLRSLSPGVIGAALSLVLIVSALYQLLEQESSLLHRLRGD; this comes from the coding sequence ATGACTGAGCCCGAGGTCGCACCGGGGCCCGACGATGAGAGCCTGGCGGCCTCGGAGATACACGACGTGCTTCGGAACGACCGCCGGCGACTCGTTCTCGAGCGGTTGCGCGCGGACGGGGGAACCGAGACGGTTGCGGACCTCGCAGAGCGGATCGGTGCGATCGAATCCGGCGAAACGCCGCCGCCTCGGAACGTCCGCCAGAGCGTCTACGTCTCCCTGCACCAGACGCACCTGCCGAAACTCGACGAACTCGAAATCATCGAGTACGACCCCGACGCGAAGACAGTCACGCTCGCGGAGAACGCGGACGACGTCGCCGTGTATATGGAGGTCGTTCCCCAGTACGGTATCTCCTGGGCGGAGTACTACCTCGGACTCGGCGTCCTCGGGGGGCTCTCGTCGCTCGCGGCGTCGCTCGGCGTGCCCGTCCTGCGGTCGCTCTCCCCGGGCGTGATCGGGGCCGCGCTCTCGCTGGTGCTGATCGTTTCCGCCCTGTACCAGCTCCTCGAACAGGAGAGTTCGCTCCTGCACCGGCTGCGAGGCGACTGA
- a CDS encoding ubiquinol-cytochrome c reductase iron-sulfur subunit, with translation MSERDKYPAESGRRRFVKGVVGGAALAGVGATGAAAINSATQSSGAGGGSTQAYAIENTDGPAPRGMPQIPVEIDDEGYLKGVWPEVKTEDQGGVQVTIAETEDFKGSGVTYSTDWFQFCGVESYAGINPDYDSDNFFRSGSSPGYEWQSEAYSEGDRLHVDDFSDYKEWSNGVGTAGLGKPATGRWRSEDAEDIIPIQVIKSDRVREMAQDDPWLEASTEEGYIAWLNKCTHFCCVPQFKAEGSAKFGAEDDVYCQCHQSIYDPFSIVQTLFVARPRPTE, from the coding sequence ATGAGCGAGCGCGACAAGTACCCGGCGGAATCGGGTCGCCGCCGGTTCGTCAAGGGTGTCGTGGGTGGCGCGGCACTCGCGGGCGTCGGCGCGACAGGTGCGGCCGCAATCAACTCCGCGACGCAATCGTCCGGGGCCGGCGGTGGGTCCACCCAGGCGTACGCCATCGAAAACACCGACGGTCCCGCACCGCGCGGGATGCCACAGATTCCCGTCGAAATCGACGACGAGGGGTATCTCAAGGGCGTCTGGCCGGAAGTAAAGACAGAAGATCAGGGCGGGGTTCAGGTCACCATCGCCGAGACGGAGGACTTCAAGGGCTCGGGCGTGACGTACAGCACGGACTGGTTCCAGTTCTGCGGCGTCGAGTCCTACGCCGGGATCAACCCCGACTACGACTCGGACAACTTCTTCCGCTCGGGGAGTTCGCCGGGCTACGAGTGGCAGAGCGAGGCGTACTCCGAGGGCGACCGCCTCCACGTCGACGACTTCTCCGATTACAAGGAGTGGTCCAACGGGGTCGGGACCGCCGGCCTCGGCAAGCCCGCGACCGGCCGCTGGCGCTCGGAGGACGCCGAGGACATCATCCCGATCCAGGTCATCAAGTCCGATCGGGTCCGGGAGATGGCGCAAGACGACCCCTGGCTGGAAGCCTCGACCGAGGAGGGGTACATCGCGTGGCTCAACAAGTGTACGCACTTCTGCTGCGTCCCGCAGTTCAAAGCCGAGGGCTCGGCAAAGTTCGGTGCCGAGGACGACGTCTACTGTCAGTGTCACCAGTCCATCTACGACCCGTTCAGCATCGTCCAGACGCTCTTCGTCGCGCGGCCGCGGCCGACCGAGTAG
- the ppc gene encoding phosphoenolpyruvate carboxylase, translated as MDLHSRDVKQDVRELGALLGDVLAEQTSRDAFETVEDIRTAAIDYRKGDRDSRTELDGRLDGLSPGDESVVARAFTTYFELINLAEERERARVVRESSQRGELEDGLVATVETLLEADADAETVQQVLDDVLIEPTFTAHPTEARRKTVKAKLRSIASRLEELDERRLTDREHDQLWRKVDAEVTSLWQTSQVRERRPEPQDEARNVQWYLESILFDVVGEVYAELEGLLAEEYPEVDVPKLFEFRSWAGSDRDGNPFVTPEVTTDTLERQRGVVLEKYSQALKRLSGVLSQDGRRVEVGAGLERSLKADRARLPGVADEAEERYPGEPYRQKLKLMRERLRRIEDVRPDGYADESELLEDLGVIDESLRSIGADVVADEYVEPLMRQVDTFGFTLASLDLRDHQENHTEAVDEALANEGIDYAALDEDERIEVLTESILQEERVVDLDNPGEISETAERVLERFGMLGEWQREFGVGAIDTYCISMTEEPSHVLEVLFLADQAGVVSLPDHCGLDVVPLLETESALNGARRIMGTLFENEAYAQALDARENVQEIMLGYSDSNKENGFLAANWDLYKNQRRLATICDDFGVKMRLFHGRGGSISRGGGPMNEAMLALPNETVTGQIKFTEQGEAIAEKYANPQIAERNVEQMLNAQVRSRFRAIREPEEDVREEWIDAMDEMATTARAQYRDLLESDGFVTYFGQATPIGVIENLNLGSRPASRSGERTVEDLRAIPWVFSWTQSRCIITGWYALGTGIEAYLDDGGDLETLQEMYETWPFFRTTLDNASLALARTDLEIASYYADLADEDLREEFFPHLSAEYERAREVVLDVTDRDSLLKRDWLDESLRRRNPYVDPLNLLQTHLLDLEHRTDDEEQTLRLTVKGIAAGMKNTG; from the coding sequence ATGGACTTGCACAGCAGGGACGTCAAGCAGGACGTCCGCGAACTCGGTGCCCTCCTCGGCGACGTGTTGGCCGAACAGACTTCCCGGGACGCCTTCGAGACCGTCGAAGACATCCGAACCGCCGCCATCGACTACAGGAAAGGCGACCGCGACTCGCGCACGGAACTGGACGGCCGACTCGACGGGCTCTCGCCCGGCGACGAGAGCGTCGTCGCACGCGCCTTCACCACCTACTTCGAGCTCATCAATCTCGCCGAAGAGCGCGAGCGCGCCCGCGTCGTCCGCGAATCCTCCCAGAGGGGCGAACTCGAAGACGGCCTCGTCGCCACCGTCGAGACCTTGCTGGAGGCCGACGCAGACGCCGAGACCGTCCAGCAGGTCCTCGATGACGTTCTCATCGAGCCCACGTTCACCGCCCACCCGACGGAAGCGCGGCGGAAGACGGTGAAGGCGAAGCTCCGCTCCATCGCGAGCCGACTCGAAGAACTCGACGAGCGGCGGCTCACCGACCGCGAGCACGATCAGCTCTGGCGGAAGGTCGACGCCGAGGTCACGAGCCTCTGGCAGACCTCCCAGGTCCGCGAGCGACGCCCCGAACCCCAGGACGAGGCCCGCAACGTCCAGTGGTACCTCGAATCCATCCTCTTCGACGTCGTCGGCGAAGTGTACGCCGAACTGGAGGGCCTCCTCGCCGAGGAGTACCCCGAGGTCGACGTCCCGAAGCTCTTCGAGTTCCGCTCGTGGGCCGGCTCCGACCGCGACGGCAACCCCTTCGTCACGCCCGAGGTGACGACCGACACCCTGGAACGACAGCGCGGGGTCGTCCTCGAAAAGTACAGCCAGGCGCTCAAGCGACTCTCGGGCGTCCTGAGTCAGGACGGTCGCCGCGTCGAGGTCGGCGCGGGTCTCGAACGGTCGCTGAAGGCCGATCGGGCGCGGCTCCCAGGCGTCGCCGACGAGGCCGAAGAGCGCTATCCCGGAGAACCCTACCGCCAGAAGCTGAAGCTGATGCGCGAGCGACTCCGCCGGATCGAGGACGTCCGCCCCGACGGGTACGCCGACGAGAGCGAACTCCTCGAAGACCTGGGCGTCATCGACGAGAGCCTCCGCTCGATCGGCGCCGACGTCGTCGCCGACGAGTACGTCGAACCGCTGATGCGGCAGGTCGACACGTTCGGCTTCACGCTCGCGAGCCTGGACCTGCGCGACCACCAGGAGAACCACACTGAAGCGGTCGACGAGGCGCTCGCCAACGAGGGCATCGACTACGCCGCTCTCGACGAGGACGAGCGAATCGAGGTCCTGACCGAGTCGATCCTGCAGGAAGAGCGGGTCGTCGACCTCGACAACCCCGGCGAGATTTCCGAGACCGCCGAGCGCGTGCTCGAACGGTTCGGGATGCTCGGCGAGTGGCAGCGGGAGTTCGGCGTGGGCGCCATCGACACCTATTGCATCTCGATGACCGAGGAGCCCAGCCACGTACTCGAAGTACTCTTTCTGGCCGATCAGGCGGGCGTCGTCTCGCTGCCCGATCACTGCGGCCTCGACGTGGTTCCCCTGCTCGAGACGGAGTCGGCGCTCAACGGCGCGCGGCGCATTATGGGCACGCTCTTCGAGAACGAGGCGTACGCGCAGGCGCTCGACGCCCGCGAGAACGTCCAGGAGATTATGCTCGGCTATTCCGACTCCAACAAGGAGAACGGCTTCCTGGCCGCCAACTGGGACCTCTACAAGAACCAGCGACGCCTCGCGACCATCTGCGACGACTTCGGCGTGAAGATGCGGCTGTTCCACGGTCGCGGCGGGTCGATCTCCCGGGGTGGCGGCCCGATGAACGAGGCGATGCTCGCGCTGCCGAACGAGACAGTGACCGGGCAGATCAAGTTCACCGAGCAGGGCGAAGCGATCGCCGAGAAGTACGCGAACCCTCAGATCGCCGAGCGCAACGTCGAGCAGATGCTCAACGCACAGGTCCGATCGCGGTTCCGGGCGATCCGCGAGCCCGAGGAAGACGTCCGCGAGGAGTGGATCGACGCGATGGACGAGATGGCGACGACGGCCAGAGCGCAGTACCGCGACCTGCTGGAGTCCGACGGGTTCGTGACGTACTTCGGACAGGCGACGCCGATCGGAGTCATCGAGAACCTGAACCTCGGGTCCCGACCGGCGTCGCGGTCGGGCGAACGTACCGTCGAGGACCTGCGAGCGATCCCGTGGGTGTTCTCCTGGACGCAGTCGCGCTGCATCATCACCGGGTGGTACGCCCTGGGCACCGGGATCGAGGCCTACCTCGACGACGGCGGCGACCTCGAAACTCTCCAGGAGATGTACGAGACGTGGCCGTTCTTCAGAACGACGCTCGACAACGCGTCGCTGGCGCTCGCGCGGACCGATCTCGAAATCGCCTCCTACTACGCCGATCTCGCCGACGAGGACCTCCGCGAGGAGTTCTTCCCGCACCTCTCGGCTGAGTACGAGCGCGCCCGGGAGGTCGTCCTCGACGTGACCGACCGCGACTCGCTGCTGAAACGCGACTGGCTCGACGAGAGCCTCCGCCGCCGCAACCCCTACGTCGACCCGCTGAACCTGCTGCAGACGCACCTGCTCGATCTGGAGCACCGGACCGACGACGAGGAACAGACGCTGCGGCTGACGGTGAAGGGGATCGCCGCCGGGATGAAGAACACCGGATAG